Part of the Ornithinimicrobium flavum genome, TCGAGACCGGCGCCGGGGGGTCGGCCCCCAAGCACGTCCAGCAGCTCCAGGCCGAGAACTACCTGCGCTGGGACTCCCTGGGCGAGTTCCTGGCACTCGCCGAGTCCCTGCGTCACCTGGCCGCCCGCGACGACAACCCGCGGGCCGGGGTCCTGGGGGACGCCCTGGACCGGGCGACCGAGAGGGTGCTCACCGAGGGTCGGTCCCCCGCCCGCCGGCTGGGTCAGATCGACAACCGCGGCAGCCACTTCTACCTCGCCCTCTACTGGGCCCAGGAGCTCGCCGGGCAGAGCGAGGACGCCGAGCTCGCCGAGCGGTTCGCGCCGGTCGCGGCCCAGCTGGGCGAGCAGGAGGAGCAGATCGCCTCCGAGCTGCTCGGCGTCCAGGGCAGCCCGGTCGACCTCGGCGGCTACTACCACCCGGACGACGCCAGGGCCGCCGCCGCCATGCGCCCCTCGGCCACCTTCAACGCGGTCATCGACGCGTTGCGTGGCTGACCAGCTCCCCGAGCAGGAGCGGCGGGGCGGGCCCGACCGGGTCCGCCCCGCCGCGTCCGACTCGCCGGAGGGGTCCCCGCGCTACGTGGCGCCCCCGCTCCTCGCCGCCGCGGCGATCGTGCTCCTCTCGGTCAACCTGCGGCCGGGCGCCTCCTCGGTGGGCCCGGTGCTGGAGGAGCTGCGCTCCTCCCTGGGCATGGGCGGGACCGTCGCCGGGCTGATGACCGCCCTCCCGGGGCTCTGCTTCGGCGCGATCGGGCTGCTGGCGGTCGGGCTGGCCCGCCGCATCGGCGTCACCACCGGCATCTTCCTCGGCATCGTGGCGGTCGCCGGAGGGCTGCTGGGGCGGGTGCTCACCGGCTCGGTCCCCGTCTTCCTGGCCATGACCGCGCTCGCCCTCGGGGGCATGGCCGTCTGCAACGTGCTCACCCCCGCCTGGATCAAGCGGCACAGCTCGGACGGCGGCGTGGTCCTGATGACCATCTACGGCGCCGGCCTCACCCTGGGCGGGGCCCTGGGGTCTCTGCTCGCCGCGCCGATCGCCTCCGCCTACGCCGCCACGTGGGGCTGGCGTGCCGCCCTCGGGGTATGGGGTGCCGTCGCCGTCCTCGCCCTCCTGCCCTGGCTCCCGGCCCTGGTGGGAGAGCGCCGGGCACGGCGTGGCCGGCTGCCCCTCCCCCGGGCGCGGCAGGCGCACATCTCCACCTCACCCACCGCGCTGGCCCTGACGCTGCTCTTCGGGATCCAGGCCATGAACGCCTACGTGCAGTTCGGCTGGCTGCCCCAGATCTACCGGGACGCGGGGCTGTCGGCCGTGCACGCGGGGGCCCTCATCGCCCTGCTCACCACCCTCGGGATCCTCGGTGGCCTCCTCATGCCCACCGTGATCGCGCGGTCTCGCACCCTCACGCCGTGGATGCTCGCCATGGGTGCCCTGTGCGTGGCCGGGTACGCCGGCCTCCTCCTGGCCCCGGCCACGGTCCCCTGGCTCTGGGCCGTCCTGCTCGGACTGGCGGGCTTCGCCTTCCCGACCACCATCGCGCTGATCACGGCGCGCACCCGGGACCCGCAGGTCACGGCCCGCCTGTCCGGGTTCGTCCAGCCGGTCGGTTACGTCCTGGCCGCCGTCGGGCCCATGGCGGTGGGCATGATCCACGGCGCCACGGGCGACTGGACCCTGGTCCTGCTCCTCCTCATGGCCAGCGGGGTCGCGCTGGGTCTGGCCGGCCTGCGGGTGGCCCGCCCGGTCTACGTCGACGACGAGCTGGCCGCCTGAGCGTCAGCGGACTCAGACGTCCCGGCGGGTGCGGGTCGTGACCCGGGACCGGACGACCAGGGCGATGACGACCAGCAGCAGGGCGTAGATGACCACCGCGATGGGGCTCTGCACGAAGACCGACCAGTCGCCACCGGAGCCGAGCAGCGCGTCGCGCATCGAGGTCTCCGCCAGGGGACCCAGCACCATACCGATCATCAAGGGGGCCAGCGGCACACCGTGGCGGCGCATGAGGAAGCCCGCCACCCCGATGGCCAGGAGGAGCAGCAGGTCGAAGCGCGCGCCCGAGGTGGCGTAGACGCCCAGCCCGCAGAAGACGGTGATGCCGGCGTAGAGGTAGGGCGCCGGGATGAGGATGAGCTTGGCCCACAGCTGGGCGAACGGCAGGTTGATCACGAGCAGCACCACCAGCGCCACGAAGAAGCTGGCGATGAGGCTCCAGACCAGGTCCGGGGCCCGGTCGAACAGGAGCGGTCCCGGCTGGAGGCCGTACTGCCGGAACGCCCCGAGCATGATGGCCGCGGTCGCCGAGACGGGCAGCCCGAGGGCGAGCAGGGCGCCCATGGCCGTCCCGGTCGTGGCGTTGCCGGCTGCCTCCGGGGCTGCCAGCCCCCGGATGGCGCCCTGACCGAACTGCGGCCGGGCGCGTCGGCGGTCCAGACGTCTCTCGAGGTCGTAGGCCATGAAGGTCGGGACCTCCGACCCACCGACCGGGATGACGCCGAAGGGCAGCCCGATCCCTGTGCCGCGCAGCCACGCCGGAGCCGCCTCACGCACCTCGGCCGCCGACAGGAACGGCCGGCCGGAGACCCGGAACTGCTTGGCCTCGGGGTCACGACGGATCCGCGAGGCGACGTGGAAGACCTCACCGAGGGCCAGCACCGCGACCGTCACGG contains:
- a CDS encoding tripartite tricarboxylate transporter permease codes for the protein MDSLGLLGQGFAQALTLTNLIFVVAGCLLGTAVGVLPGLGSSMAVALLLPMTFALDPTAAFIMFAGVYFGGLFGDSTMAILMNTPGQASAIASTFEGHAMARDGRAPQALATAAIGAFIGGLTASVVVVFLAPQLASWSANFGPAEFMALSLFAFVATSSIVADSVLKGLGSLVLGLMIAVIGIDAFTGTERYTAGVPALFDGISIVTVTVAVLALGEVFHVASRIRRDPEAKQFRVSGRPFLSAAEVREAAPAWLRGTGIGLPFGVIPVGGSEVPTFMAYDLERRLDRRRARPQFGQGAIRGLAAPEAAGNATTGTAMGALLALGLPVSATAAIMLGAFRQYGLQPGPLLFDRAPDLVWSLIASFFVALVVLLVINLPFAQLWAKLILIPAPYLYAGITVFCGLGVYATSGARFDLLLLLAIGVAGFLMRRHGVPLAPLMIGMVLGPLAETSMRDALLGSGGDWSVFVQSPIAVVIYALLLVVIALVVRSRVTTRTRRDV
- a CDS encoding MFS transporter, with the protein product MADQLPEQERRGGPDRVRPAASDSPEGSPRYVAPPLLAAAAIVLLSVNLRPGASSVGPVLEELRSSLGMGGTVAGLMTALPGLCFGAIGLLAVGLARRIGVTTGIFLGIVAVAGGLLGRVLTGSVPVFLAMTALALGGMAVCNVLTPAWIKRHSSDGGVVLMTIYGAGLTLGGALGSLLAAPIASAYAATWGWRAALGVWGAVAVLALLPWLPALVGERRARRGRLPLPRARQAHISTSPTALALTLLFGIQAMNAYVQFGWLPQIYRDAGLSAVHAGALIALLTTLGILGGLLMPTVIARSRTLTPWMLAMGALCVAGYAGLLLAPATVPWLWAVLLGLAGFAFPTTIALITARTRDPQVTARLSGFVQPVGYVLAAVGPMAVGMIHGATGDWTLVLLLLMASGVALGLAGLRVARPVYVDDELAA